From the genome of Pseudoxanthomonas sp.:
CCGTTGAACCCGCCGAAGGGCAAGTGAGTCTAACTTCCGCTGCTGCATTGCCGGTCATCCTGCTGCCCGTCGGCGTGGACGACGAGGCGCTGGATGCCTGCCTGGCCGCGCTCGATGCGGGGACGCCGGCGGGTACCCAGGTCTGGCTGGCCGACGATGCGCAGAGCGGCCCGCGTGGCGCGGCGCTGATCCGGCGCTGGCTGGCCAATACGCGATTGAAGGCCGATTACACGCGTCGGTCGCAGCCGTTGGGCGAGGTCGCGCACCTGGATGAAATGCTCACCGCCTGCGCCGGCATGGACGTGGTGGTGCTGGCCCCCGATGCACAGCCGCTGCCGGGTTGGTTGACGCACCTGGCGGCGTGCTTGGCCAGCGATGCCTCCATCGCCACCGCCACGCCCTGGTGCAACGCTGGCGAATCGGCTGCATGGCCGCGCCTGGGCGAGGTCTCGCCACCGCCAGCTGATCCGCAGCGCACCGCGCAGGCTTGCGCGGCGATGGCGGCGACCTATCCGGAATTGCCGGCGGCCGTGAGCCATGCGGTCGCCTTGCGTGGCCGTGCCCGCGCACGCGCAGGTGGGCTGGACCCGCATAGCTACCAGAGCGGGTATGCGGCCTTGATCGACCTGTCGCTGCGTCTGTCCGGCCTGGGCTGGCGCAACGTGTTGTGCGAGACCGCGTTCGTTGCCCGTGGCAGTGAAGGTGGCCCGGCCGACGGCGACATGGATGCGCTGGCAACGCGCTGGCCGGACTGGAATGCGCGGCTGGCGCGGTTCCTCATGAACGATCCCCTGCACGAGGTCCGCGCGCGCCTGGACGCGT
Proteins encoded in this window:
- a CDS encoding glycosyltransferase, coding for MSLTSAAALPVILLPVGVDDEALDACLAALDAGTPAGTQVWLADDAQSGPRGAALIRRWLANTRLKADYTRRSQPLGEVAHLDEMLTACAGMDVVVLAPDAQPLPGWLTHLAACLASDASIATATPWCNAGESAAWPRLGEVSPPPADPQRTAQACAAMAATYPELPAAVSHAVALRGRARARAGGLDPHSYQSGYAALIDLSLRLSGLGWRNVLCETAFVARGSEGGPADGDMDALATRWPDWNARLARFLMNDPLHEVRARLDACHAQVGTELQRELFG